The Scomber japonicus isolate fScoJap1 unplaced genomic scaffold, fScoJap1.pri scaffold_554, whole genome shotgun sequence genomic sequence cctcccttccttctttccttccatctagccttcctccctttcttccatctatccttcctcccttccttctttctttccatctgtccttcctaccttccttctttatttccttctgtccttcctccctttcttccctccttccttttgcctgtctttccttccttcccttcttattaccttctttccttctgtccttcctccctttcttccttccttatttccttccatctgtccttcctccctttcttcctccctttcttccctccttccttttgcctgtctttccttccttcccttcttattaccttccttccttccatctgtcctcccttccttccttctttccttccatctgccattcctcccttccttccttctgtccttcctccctttcttccttccttatttccttccatctgtccttcctccctttcttcctccctttcttccctccatccttttgcctgtctttccttccttcccttcttattaccttccttccttccatctgtcctcccttccttccttctttccttccatctgtccttcctgccttccttccttctgtccttccttctttctttccatctgtccttcctgccttccttccttctgtccttcctccctttcttccttccttatttccttccatctgtccttcctccctttcttcctccctttcttccctcctaacttttgcctgtctttccttccttcccttcttatttcctaccttcctccatctttttatgGATATTATAACtctcatttatgtgtgtgtgtgtgtgtgtgtgtgtgtgtgtgtgtgtgtctatgtgtgcgtgtgtctgcgtgtgtgtgtgtgtctgtctctgtctctgtgtgtgtctatgtgtgcgcgtgtgtgtgtgtgtgtgtgtgtgtctgtgtgtgtgcgtgtctctgtgtgtgtgtgtgtgtgtgcgcgtgtcaGAGGGTCTCGGGACTCCTCTGAGGGTGCAGCAGGAGGTGATGGGGGTGTGAAGGAGTACCCGGAGCAGGACTGCATGCAGCTGAACCCGTCTCTGCGCGGCATCGCTCGGAGCGCGCTGCTCGCGATCGACATCAGCCTCTCGAAGCGGCTCGGCGTGTGCGCGGGTCCGCGAGCCTCCGGAGCCACGCTGCGCTCCATGGTCTCTCTGCTCGCGCTCAGCGGACACGCGCTGCCCTGGATCTGTGGCACGCTCATCTGTCTCTGGAGGAGCAACACCATGGCGGGACAGGAAGTACTGGTCAACCTGCTGCTGGGTGAGacaccaaataattcaacttgcttaaaaacatgaacttcctcttcctcctcgttttcttgctcctcttcctcctcttccacctccccctcttcctcctcctcttcctcttccacctccccctcctcttcctcttcctcctcctcttcctcttccacctccccctcttcttcctccccctcctcctcttcctcctccccctcctcttcttccacctccccctcctcttcctcttcttccccctcctcctcttcctcctcctcttcctcctcgttttcttgctcctcttcctcctcttccacctccccctccgcttccacctcccccacctcctcctcctcttcctcctcctccccctcctcctcttcctgcccCTCTTCCtgcccctcttcctcttccacctccccctcctcttcctcttcctccccctcctcctcttcctcttcctccccctcctcctcttcttcctccccctcctcctcttccacctccccctcctcttcctcttccacctcctcttcctcttcctccccctcctcctcttccacctccccctcctcttcctcttcttccccctcctcctcttcctcttcctccccctcctcctcttccacctccccctcctcctcctcttccacctcctcctcctcctccccctcctcctcttcctccccctcatcctcttccacctccccctcctcctcctcttcctcctcctcctcctccccctcctcttcttccacctcctcttcctcttcctctccctcatcctcttccacctccccctcctcttcctcttcctccccctcctcctcttcctccccctcatcctcttccacctccccctcctcttcctcttcctccccctcctcctcttccacctccccctcctcctcctcttcctgtctgtctgtctgtctgcctgtagttacacctgtctgtctgtctgtctgtctgtagttacacctgtcagtctgtctgtctgtctgtctacctgtctgtctgtctgtctgtctgtagttacacctgtctgtctgtctgtctgtctgtctacctgcctgtagttacacctgtctgtctgtctgtctgtctgtagttacacctgtctgtctgtctgtctgtctgtctgtctgtctgtctgtctgtctacctgtctgtctgtctgtctgtctgtagttacacctgtctgtctgtctgtctgtctgtctacctgcctgtagttacacctgtctgtctgtctgtctgtctgtagttacacctgtcagtctgtctgt encodes the following:
- the LOC128354771 gene encoding inactive phospholipid phosphatase 7-like, which gives rise to MPSSQSRSRARDRSDVLNRPEFLSLNQPRGGNGPRRPVRQPSQQEDRGSRDSSEGAAGGDGGVKEYPEQDCMQLNPSLRGIARSALLAIDISLSKRLGVCAGPRASGATLRSMVSLLALSGHALPWICGTLICLWRSNTMAGQEVLVNLLL